A section of the Saccopteryx leptura isolate mSacLep1 chromosome 6, mSacLep1_pri_phased_curated, whole genome shotgun sequence genome encodes:
- the EXOC5 gene encoding exocyst complex component 5, with protein MATTAELFEEPFVADEYIERLVWRTPGGGSRGGSEAFDPKRLLEEFVNHIQELQIMDERIQRKVEKLEQQCQKEAKEFAKKVQELQKSNQVAFQHFQELDEHISYVATKVCHLGDQLEGVNTPRQRAVEAQKLMKYFNEFLDGELKSDVFTNSEKIKEAADIIQKLHLIAQELPFDRFSDVKSKIASKYHDLECQLIQEFTSAQRRGEISRMREVAAVLLHFKGYSHCVDVYIKQCQEGAYLRNDIFEDAAILCQRVNKQVGDIFSNPETVLAKLIQNVFEIKLQSFVKDQLEECRKSDAEQYLKNLYDLYTRTTNLSSKLMEFNLGTDKQTFLSKLIKSIFISYLENYIEVEIGYLKSRSAMILQRYYDSKNHQKRSIGTGGIQDLKERIRQRTNLPLGPSIDTHGETFLSQEVVVNLLQETKQAFERCHRLSDPSDLPRNAFRIFTILVEFLCIEHIDYALETGLAGISSSDSRNANLYFLDVVQQANTIFHLFDKQFNDHLMPLISSSPKLSECLQKKKEIIEQMEMKLDTGIDRTLNCMIGQMKHILAAEQKKTDFKPEDENNVLIQYTNACVKVCAYVRKQVEKIKNSMDGKNVDTVLMELGVRFHRLIYEHLQQYSYSCMGGMLAICDVAEYRKCAKDFKIPLVLQLFDTLHALCNLLVVAPDNLKQVCSGEQLANLDKNILHSFVQLRADYRSARLARHFS; from the exons GAGCCTTTTGTGGCAGATGAGTATATTGAACGTCTTGTATGGAGAACCCCAGGAGGAGGCTCTAGAGGGGGATCTGAAGCTTTTGATCCTAAAAG GTTATTAGAAGAATTTGTAAATCATATTCAAGAACTCCAGATAATGGAtgaaagaattcagaggaaagtaGAGAAACTAGAGCAACAGTGTCAGAAAGAAGCCAAGGAATTTGCCAAGAAGGTACAAGAGCTCCAGAAAAGCAATCAG GTTGCCTTCCAACATTTCCAAGAACTAGATGAGCACATTAGCTATGTAGCAACCAAGGTCTGTCACCTTGGAGACCAGTTGGAAGGGGTAAACACTCCCAGACAACGGGCAGTAGAGGCTCAGAAGTTGATGAAATACTTTAATGAGTTTCTAGACGGAGAATTGAAATCTGATGTTTTTACAAATTCTGAAAAG ataaaGGAGGCAGCAGACATCATTCAGAAGTTGCACCTAATCGCCCAAGAGTTACCTTTTGATAG ATTTTCAGATGTAAAATCCAAAATTGCAA gTAAATACCATGATTTAGAATGCCAACTGATTCAGGAGTTTACTAGTGCTCAAAGAAGAGGTGAAATCTCCAGAATGAGAGAAGTAGCAGcagttttacttcattttaag GGTTATTCCCATTGTGTTGATGTGTATATAAAGCAGTGCCAGGAG GGTGCTTACTTGAGAAATGATATATTTGAAGATGCAGCAATACTCTGTCAACGGGTCAACAAACAAGTTGGAGATATCTTTAGTAATCCAGAAACAGTACTGGCTAAACTTATTCAAAACGTATTTGAAATCAAACTACAG AGTTTTGTGAAAGACCAATTAGAAGAATGTCGGAAATCTGATGCAGAGCAGTATCTCAAAAATCTCTATGATTTATATACAag AACCACAAATCTTTCCAGCAAGTTGATGGAATTTAATTTAGGTACTGATAAACAGACTTTCTTGTCTAAGCTTATCAAATCCATTTTCATTTCCTATTTGGAGAACTATATTGAGGTGGAGATTGGATATTTGAAAAGCAGAAGTGCTATGATCCTACAGCGCTATTACGATTCAAAAAACCATCAAAAGAGATCCATTGGCACAGGAGG TATTCAAGATTTAAAAGAGAGAATTAGACAACGTACCAACTTACCATTGGGGCCAAGTATTGATACCCATGGGGAAACCTTTCTATCCCAAGAAGTGGTGGTTAATCTTTTACAAGAAACCAAACAAGCCTTTGAAAGATGTCATAGG ctctCTGATCCTTCTGATCTACCAAGGAATGCCTTTAGGATTTTTACCATTCTTGTGGAATTCTTATGTATTGAGCATATTGATTATGCTTTGGAAACAGGACTTGCTG GTATTTCTTCTTCAGATTCTCGGAACGCAAATCTCTATTTTTTGGATGTTGTGCAGCAGGCCAAtactatttttcatctttttgacAAGCAGTTTAATGACCACCTTATGCCACTAATAAG CTCTTCTCCTAAGTTATCTGAATGccttcagaagaaaaaagaaataattgaacaAATGGAGATGAAATTGGATACTGGAATTGATAG GACATTAAATTGTATGATTGGACAAATGAAGCATATCTTGGCTGcggaacaaaagaaaacagattttaagCCAGAAGATGAAAACAATGTTTTGATTCAGTATACTAAT GCCTGTGTTAAAGTCTGTGCTTATGTAAGAAAACAAGTGGAGAAGATTAAAAATTCCATGGATGGAAAGAATGTGGATACAGTGTTGATGGAACTTGGAGTACGTTTCCATCGACTTATTTATGAGCATCTTCAACAATATTCCTACAGTTGTATGGGTGGCATGTTAGCAATTTGTGATGTAGCTGAATATAGGAAGTGTGCCAAAGACTTCAAG aTTCCACTGGTATTACAGCTTTTTGATACTCTGCATGCACTTTGCAATCTTCTGGTAGTTGCCCCAGATAATTTAAAGCAAGTCTGCTCAGGAGAACAACTTGCCAATCTGGACAAGAACATTCTGCACTCCTTTGTACAACTTCGTGCTGATTATAGATCTGCCCGCCTTGCTCGACATTTCAGCTGA